In Oceanobacillus sp. FSL K6-2867, one DNA window encodes the following:
- a CDS encoding 2-oxo acid dehydrogenase subunit E2, producing the protein MLKEVFMPKLSSTMEVGTLLEWFKEEGESVEVGEPLFEIMTDKINIEVESYEEGILLKKYYDVEDEVPVNEIVAFIGEANDKAPDTPPAAGNEEQTEKEAAPEDAVSQKEAATSGASTSKVRATPAARRAARENNLSIENIQGTGPNGRIHEQDVVDALNKESSKLVTPLAAKIAADQGIDTDSVQGTGARGKVVKQDVLGQQNTSAQETGELERIKLKGLRKAVADKMLQSARSIPHVTLTTDVDMSKAIEVRKALLPTIEAQTGYRVSYTEIIMKATASVLKNHPKVNASLIDNEIVMNQAINLGLAVAVEDGLIVPSVPNVDKAGLAELTTVSKELGAKARNNRLTPDEMRGSTFTISNLGMYAIDGFTPIINAPETAILGVGRIVEKPVVIDHVVEVRPMMVLSLSFDHRAIDGAPAAAFLTELKERLENPWTLLV; encoded by the coding sequence ATGTTAAAAGAAGTATTTATGCCGAAGTTAAGCAGTACGATGGAAGTTGGTACCTTGCTTGAATGGTTTAAAGAAGAGGGAGAGTCCGTTGAAGTAGGAGAACCTTTATTTGAAATCATGACGGACAAAATTAATATAGAAGTAGAGTCCTATGAAGAAGGAATTTTGCTGAAAAAATATTATGATGTGGAAGATGAAGTTCCAGTAAATGAAATTGTCGCATTCATCGGAGAAGCAAATGATAAGGCACCAGATACTCCACCGGCAGCTGGGAATGAGGAACAAACGGAAAAAGAGGCTGCACCAGAAGACGCAGTTTCACAAAAGGAAGCTGCAACTAGTGGAGCATCAACCAGTAAAGTACGTGCAACCCCAGCAGCAAGAAGGGCAGCTCGAGAGAATAATCTGTCCATTGAAAATATCCAAGGAACAGGACCGAATGGTCGCATCCATGAACAGGATGTTGTAGATGCGCTTAACAAAGAATCTAGTAAACTCGTAACACCTTTAGCAGCGAAAATTGCAGCGGACCAAGGCATTGATACTGATTCTGTTCAGGGAACAGGGGCACGAGGAAAAGTGGTTAAACAGGATGTGTTAGGTCAGCAAAATACCTCAGCTCAAGAAACAGGAGAGCTGGAACGAATCAAGCTAAAAGGTCTTCGTAAAGCTGTGGCAGATAAGATGCTGCAAAGTGCACGTTCTATTCCGCATGTAACGTTAACAACAGATGTTGATATGTCAAAAGCCATCGAGGTACGTAAGGCATTACTGCCAACAATCGAAGCGCAAACTGGCTACCGTGTATCCTATACAGAAATTATTATGAAAGCTACTGCAAGTGTGCTGAAAAATCATCCGAAGGTGAATGCATCCCTTATTGATAATGAAATTGTTATGAATCAAGCAATTAATTTAGGGCTGGCAGTTGCCGTTGAAGATGGATTGATTGTTCCTTCTGTACCAAACGTAGACAAAGCAGGCTTGGCAGAACTAACAACGGTTAGTAAAGAGCTTGGTGCAAAAGCGAGAAATAATAGGCTAACACCAGATGAAATGCGGGGAAGCACATTTACAATCAGTAACTTAGGAATGTATGCAATTGATGGCTTTACACCGATTATAAATGCACCAGAAACGGCAATTTTAGGTGTTGGCAGAATCGTTGAGAAACCAGTAGTTATCGATCATGTTGTTGAAGTGCGGCCAATGATGGTATTAAGTCTTTCATTTGATCATCGGGCAATTGATGGTGCACCTGCTGCAGCCTTCTTAACAGAGCTAAAAGAACGTTTAGAAAATCCATGGACATTATTGGTGTAG
- a CDS encoding alpha-ketoacid dehydrogenase subunit beta, producing the protein MREITYLEAVREAMSIEMRKNEDVFLMGEDIGVYGGAFGVSRGMIEEFGPERIRNTPISEAGIAGAAVGSALTGMRPIMELQFSDFITIALDQIVNQAAKLRYMYGGKGKVPMVVRTPSGSGTGAAAQHSQSLEAWVTHIPGLKVVQPSTAYDAKGLLKAAIDDDNPVIFYEHKLLYKTNSEVPEEEYSIPLGEADVKREGTDITIVATAIMVHKALEAAAELEKEGISVEVVDPRTLVPLDTETIIESVAKTGHLVVVHEAVKRGGFGGEIASMIAESEAFDYLDAPIKRLGGVETPIPYNPELEKAAIPQVPDIVNAVKETLTKKAVAK; encoded by the coding sequence ATGAGAGAGATAACTTATTTAGAAGCTGTCAGAGAAGCGATGAGTATCGAAATGCGTAAAAACGAAGACGTATTTTTAATGGGTGAGGATATTGGAGTATATGGTGGTGCATTTGGTGTATCACGAGGGATGATTGAAGAATTTGGCCCAGAGCGTATCCGTAACACACCGATTAGTGAAGCGGGAATTGCAGGTGCGGCAGTCGGATCTGCATTAACAGGAATGCGCCCGATAATGGAATTGCAGTTCTCCGATTTTATCACAATTGCGCTGGATCAAATTGTGAACCAAGCTGCCAAATTACGTTATATGTATGGTGGAAAAGGCAAAGTTCCGATGGTTGTCAGAACTCCAAGTGGTTCTGGTACTGGAGCTGCAGCACAGCATTCACAAAGCTTAGAAGCTTGGGTTACGCATATTCCAGGATTAAAGGTGGTGCAGCCGTCAACTGCATATGATGCGAAAGGCTTGCTGAAAGCTGCGATTGATGATGATAACCCGGTCATTTTCTACGAGCATAAATTATTATACAAAACAAATTCGGAAGTGCCGGAAGAGGAATACAGCATTCCATTAGGCGAGGCGGATGTGAAACGTGAAGGAACAGACATTACAATTGTTGCTACTGCGATTATGGTTCATAAAGCACTGGAAGCGGCAGCAGAGCTGGAGAAGGAAGGAATCAGTGTCGAAGTTGTTGATCCGCGTACTCTTGTTCCATTAGATACAGAAACGATTATCGAATCAGTTGCAAAAACAGGGCATCTCGTTGTCGTGCATGAAGCGGTAAAACGCGGGGGATTTGGCGGAGAAATTGCCAGTATGATTGCTGAAAGCGAAGCATTTGATTATTTGGATGCACCAATCAAGCGATTAGGCGGGGTAGAAACACCAATTCCATACAATCCTGAATTAGAAAAAGCAGCCATTCCGCAGGTGCCGGATATTGTGAATGCTGTAAAAGAAACATTGACGAAAAAAGCTGTAGCCAAGTAA